The sequence AAAAGCACAGGCGCGGGAGAAGCGAGCTTTGCTCCCAGCGACTGCCCCGGGAATCCCACCCAGCTGCCGGCTGCGGCAGCGGCTCCCGCGGACTGCGGCTGGGAACGGCGCCTCGCAGAGACCTAGGCGGGGCACCGCGGGGCGTGGCCAGGGCGTGGCCTGGGCGTTGCCCAGGCAACAGCGCCAGGCGCACAAAAGAGGCGGGGCCGCCTGGGGCTGGTAGGCCCGGTGTCTAAGCGGTGGGCTGAGCGGGACTCTGCTGGACGTGTGTGTGGCACGCTGTTGGGACTCGGCGCCCTCAGCTGCCACCTTCCCCCTACGCATCAGCCCCTCACTCCCACTCGGGTAGCCGCCCGTCGCCCTATGCCAGGCTGGGGGCGTCTCTGAGGAGCGGAAGTGAGGGCAGCGGGGAGCGGTGGGCGGGTGCCGAGGGCGGCGCCGGGGCGGGGAGGCTCCGCTGCGGCAGAGCAGCCGGCTGCAGCCCTGGCCCCTGGCCCCCGCGCTGCCACTCCGCCCTTCAGTTTGCTCTCACTGCGCTTTCTTCACTCGCGGTTGGAAGCCCCGCTTCCAGGCTCAGCACAGGACGGTGCGGGCGAGGGCGAGCCTAAGCCACCTTCCCTGAATGGCCGCGGCCAGCACGGCAGAGCTGCGCGAGGCGACCAGAGTGAGACCCCGCCCTCCCCCTCCGCCGTCCCCAGCCAGGCGCGGCCTGGGGTTCCCTGTCCCCGCCCGGCTGGTCCCCGTTCTCTCCTGGCTTCACTTGCTGGGTGAACTCAATAGTCCCTGACTGGGCACCGAGCAGTCGTATCTCGCTTTCTGCTTCTATACCCTCAAGTCGCGATGTCACCGCACGTTCTTGCCCAGTGGCGCGGGGACCGCCTGCAGGGTGGGGATTCCTCTCCTGGATGCTGGCCAGGGACAGAAGTTAAAAGGCCGCGGCAAGGGAGCGACCCCCCGCCACCCGGGCCTACGCTTTCCTTCCTGAGTACCAGGACAGAGGGTCCTGAGCGGCTCCAGCATCCCCGCACCCCCGCACCCCCGCGGGGAGTGCTGCTGAACGTTAAGGCGCGCGCCAGCTCAAGGACTGGCGGCGTCCATTTCACCTGCCACGGCCCAAGTGTGTTTCTTGTGTTGTTTTCAGGACACACGGAGAACAAATTAACTAAGGATTattagatcacgccactgccttcCTGGCTAGCTAAACAATTCATTCCTATGTATTAGGCTTTAGGAACAGATGCCCTAAATTGCTGGTTAAGTAGGGACTACAGAGCTGTAGCAAGACGTCTCGTTTAGGTTTTAAAATGCTTCCCACTTTTATTTCCTGTTTGGGAGAAGTCGCTCGCTGTGGCAAGTTCCGCCGTCTTCCCACAGCCCTGTCTGCAGCGGTAGCCTCGTCTCCATTCCGGCATCTAAATAAGGAGTGTAGAATTAAGAACACTGAGGGACTATAGCAATTTTCTCTAATGGAATACcctccatttacagatgaggtgaACAGAGGACGAAAGCTTTGCCAGGTAATAATGCCTGGGCTGTTCTGATCCGGATTAATGCCCGTTGCGTGGCCGCAGGTGCTAGACTTGCGAAGGCTTCCTTTCCACAGGTTCTGAAAAGTGCTAATCAGGAGGAGACTAACAAATGCCTGCGTGAATTAggtgcctatatatatatatctatatatatatatatatatatatctttaacgGCTCAACCATTAGAAAGCATTATAAGTCTTTCTCATACTGGCCTTTGAGCTAAATAATTCCCCTTGGTGTGTAATTTCATATCAGCACACCTGCTTTGATCCAAAACTTATTAGTTGACACAGTAAAAGCGATTAGAAGGCTCCATTAACAGGAATTAAAGATAAAATCTGTATAGACAATATTTTGGTGAAAATACATTGCTATGGCCATTTTGCAAGTCAGACTTCACTGAGCTATCATTTTCTACCTGATCCACAAAATTCAAACATGATGTTAATACACTTGGCAAGTGTTAATACACTTGGCaaaactgtgtctccaaaaaaataaaaatacttatgcAGTGGGCACAACCTTACCATTATCACCCCAGCATAGGTTTTAGTTGTGTGAGCAACTGTCTATTCATCCTTCTGAAGCAGATCATTTGgtggtatttttgttttggtcCCGTGAGATGTTTAAGACCTTATATTAGTCTAGATTTGAGGACTTTCTAAGCCTAATTCTTTCAGAGTATAAGTGTCTTCTTAATTTTGTGTTTGTAAAaatttttgagtatttttgtgCCTCAAAGATGttcaaagttaaaataataattcacCAAGTAATGGTGGTATCATTGCCTAgttctctatcaaaaatataagATTTACAAAGCCTCTCTTATTTTGCTCAAACCTTTTTGTGATATCGTATGTTGGTACAGCTTATCTGAAGGGACATTTTACAAATcctatcaaaaattttaaatatttttacctttTGACTAACCAATTCCACATCTAAGAATGTTCCTACTGTAATACTTGCATGTGTGCACAAAAACATGTACAAAGAGCTTATTGAGACCTTATTTATAACTAAACATCATCCATAATACAcattcataccatggaatactatgcagcagttAAAATCAATGTACTGATGAGAAAGgatttctaaaatataatgtgtgcagtggcccacacctgtaatcccagcactttgggaggctgaggcgggtggatcatctgaggtcaggagttcgagaccagcctggccaacatggtgaaaccccctctttactaaaaatacaaaaattagcccagcgtggtgtcatacgcctactcaggaggct comes from Symphalangus syndactylus isolate Jambi chromosome 11, NHGRI_mSymSyn1-v2.1_pri, whole genome shotgun sequence and encodes:
- the TRIM36 gene encoding E3 ubiquitin-protein ligase TRIM36 isoform X6; its protein translation is MSESGEMSEFGYIMELLAKGKMPEWRRGYRCRQGCGKTAELATASDFSQTGNKSGKHFKT